A single genomic interval of Shewanella psychropiezotolerans harbors:
- a CDS encoding ABC transporter permease: MSFWQLVSAELKAIVADKAIAVTLFGGVLFYSVLYPLPYLHQVPTEQQLVVVDLDRSSLSRRLIRHADASAKVSVIGQVTSISQAQSWIESGRAHGLLVIPEGFRRDLLLGKGVTLSYGGDASYFLIYSAVAEGLVTAGMDAGKQVQLLGMLAKGEAPKQANLSLNSVKINSVPAFNPSLGYTPYVVPGLFLLILHQTLLIGTGILGAGQWRRKGYWRDVSPLQLVCGRISAFMLIYLFFSSFYVGFCFYWYQVSVQASLSLVALWMLPFLLATSAAGIALSSLFVRRDLPTQVLLLVSMPIMFVSGFVWPLALIPEPLIWLSQVIPAVPAIMGMLELNQMGASWSSVMPKWLQLWGLFAVFFVLALYGVTRRLKSAVDETS; encoded by the coding sequence ATGAGTTTTTGGCAACTAGTATCAGCCGAGCTAAAGGCAATAGTGGCAGATAAGGCCATCGCAGTGACCCTATTTGGTGGTGTGCTGTTTTATTCTGTTTTATACCCCTTACCTTATCTTCATCAGGTACCGACTGAACAACAGCTGGTTGTGGTTGATCTGGATCGCTCTTCATTGAGCCGCCGTCTGATCCGTCATGCGGATGCCAGTGCGAAAGTCAGTGTCATCGGCCAGGTGACCAGTATCAGTCAAGCTCAGAGCTGGATAGAATCCGGCCGCGCTCATGGCCTGCTGGTCATTCCCGAAGGCTTCAGGCGAGATCTGTTATTGGGCAAGGGGGTAACCTTAAGCTATGGCGGTGATGCTAGCTACTTCCTTATCTATTCCGCGGTTGCTGAGGGCCTAGTTACGGCTGGCATGGATGCGGGTAAACAAGTACAACTGCTCGGCATGCTGGCTAAAGGTGAGGCGCCTAAACAAGCGAATTTAAGCCTAAACTCGGTGAAGATCAACAGTGTGCCTGCGTTTAACCCTAGCCTGGGATACACTCCCTATGTGGTGCCTGGACTCTTCTTGTTGATCTTGCATCAGACTTTACTGATAGGAACCGGGATCTTAGGTGCCGGCCAATGGCGGAGAAAGGGTTATTGGCGAGATGTTTCACCTCTGCAACTCGTCTGTGGTCGCATCTCGGCATTCATGTTGATTTACCTATTTTTCAGCAGCTTTTATGTCGGTTTCTGTTTTTACTGGTATCAGGTCAGCGTGCAGGCAAGCCTTAGTCTGGTGGCCCTGTGGATGTTACCCTTTTTATTGGCAACCAGCGCTGCCGGTATTGCCTTGAGTAGCTTGTTTGTCCGCCGGGACCTACCGACTCAAGTCTTGTTGTTAGTCTCTATGCCCATCATGTTCGTCTCCGGCTTTGTCTGGCCATTGGCGCTTATCCCAGAGCCTCTGATTTGGCTGTCTCAGGTGATCCCTGCCGTCCCCGCTATCATGGGGATGTTAGAGCTTAATCAGATGGGGGCGTCTTGGTCCAGTGTCATGCCTAAATGGCTGCAGTTATGGGGCTTGTTCGCTGTATTTTTTGTGCTGGCTCTGTATGGCGTCACGCGAAGACTCAAATCGGCAGTTGATGAGACGAGTTAG
- a CDS encoding Ig-like domain-containing protein — protein sequence MRLIKSAPAALFTLLALLFIGGCNGSSDDSGDNGGNTGEFALSLSYKTVVDGQCAEATSDLSFASNASICAVAKLTQGGSNSSGGLISFSATLGTLTPATKLTDSSGIAHVILSNPDLALGAGTLTAQFDTGAAENNILSAIRNYEFTSSTTTPGEETPKISASIINGAAIVTQFKVDETVQLQAQFLDPSSQGIANQLVTFTAGSVSLTPSTALTNAQGIAQVNYTPSTSDLGAANLNVSLDYQEQNYQTNSLYEVLSADAIGGEGILKLGHFDSNDQFVESELTSSLIPVDGKYIISAGGSFGITATLISQADDGTITRVQTPSSISFSSDCVLGNNASLDTPVTTLSGSASSTFQDTSCSGNSERDDQVIASTLVGNQTLTASFPFTLARQTLASLSFVSAEPTNIRIKGAGGTGSTESSLVSFKVTGSNGQASAQQTVSFSLDTLVGGLSFSNGLATAESITNSEGVVSVRVQAGTVPTPVRVVASATDADTGEIITSQSEQLTVNTGLPQQLGFSLSASVFNPEADQFNGEKSTITAYASDSFGNPAPDDTTINFTAEGGQIVSNCLTVDGNCSVEWTSASARVPNHRITVLAYALGHETFFDTNGNNIFDDADGGPVNACLDSNNNSIACSGNGMDREAYMPNGFSDLGDAFRDDDETGQHSEGEKYFNTENSTSYAGPDGKFNGPQCEGSLCGIDQANKTYIRKALVMTMSGSHAEFTLWQDGKLISDDSEKETDPIVSLTDIAPGQSSQFSVQLYDSAYQIMPADSQVAVTASSGELNFDAFSVLNITRNGGTTTGFIITNDIDPASVGEAPKTSNISIDVTTPKQIKSSHAFSVTLTGT from the coding sequence ATGCGACTGATAAAATCTGCTCCTGCTGCACTATTCACCCTGCTTGCCTTATTGTTTATCGGAGGTTGTAACGGCTCATCCGATGACAGTGGCGATAATGGCGGAAATACCGGAGAGTTCGCCCTCTCCCTGAGTTATAAAACCGTTGTCGACGGCCAATGTGCCGAGGCAACCAGCGACTTGAGTTTTGCCAGCAATGCCAGTATCTGCGCAGTGGCAAAACTCACTCAAGGTGGCAGTAATAGCAGCGGTGGCTTAATCAGTTTCAGTGCCACGTTAGGCACTTTGACTCCAGCGACTAAATTGACGGATTCCAGTGGTATAGCTCACGTCATACTCAGCAATCCTGATCTAGCCTTAGGCGCGGGAACCTTAACGGCTCAATTCGATACCGGAGCCGCCGAGAACAATATTCTTTCGGCTATCAGGAACTACGAATTTACCAGCAGTACTACGACTCCTGGTGAAGAGACCCCTAAGATCAGTGCCAGCATCATCAATGGTGCCGCGATAGTCACTCAGTTCAAGGTCGATGAGACAGTACAGCTACAGGCACAGTTTTTAGACCCATCGAGTCAAGGCATAGCTAATCAGCTGGTGACCTTTACCGCAGGCAGTGTAAGCTTAACCCCAAGTACTGCACTGACTAATGCTCAAGGTATCGCGCAGGTTAACTATACCCCAAGCACCAGTGACCTAGGGGCAGCAAACCTCAATGTATCTTTAGACTATCAAGAACAAAATTACCAAACTAATAGTTTGTATGAGGTCCTTTCAGCCGATGCTATCGGTGGTGAAGGTATACTTAAATTAGGTCATTTCGATAGTAATGATCAATTTGTAGAAAGTGAATTAACCAGTTCACTGATCCCTGTCGATGGTAAATACATCATCAGTGCAGGCGGAAGTTTTGGTATCACAGCAACTCTTATCAGCCAAGCAGATGACGGCACTATTACCCGGGTGCAGACTCCTTCTTCAATCAGCTTCAGCTCAGATTGTGTACTTGGTAACAACGCCAGCCTGGACACTCCAGTCACCACACTTTCAGGCAGTGCCAGCTCTACCTTCCAGGACACCAGCTGCAGCGGCAACAGTGAGCGAGACGATCAGGTAATTGCCTCTACACTCGTTGGAAATCAAACACTAACTGCCAGCTTTCCTTTCACCCTGGCGCGTCAGACACTCGCTAGCCTTAGCTTCGTCTCGGCAGAACCGACTAACATTCGCATCAAGGGTGCGGGCGGTACAGGTAGCACAGAATCTTCACTGGTCTCATTTAAGGTCACAGGTTCAAATGGACAAGCCAGCGCTCAGCAAACTGTTAGCTTTTCCCTCGATACTCTTGTCGGCGGCTTGAGTTTTTCCAATGGACTCGCCACAGCGGAAAGTATCACTAACTCGGAAGGTGTGGTCAGCGTTCGAGTTCAGGCAGGCACTGTGCCTACGCCAGTACGTGTGGTCGCTTCGGCAACCGATGCAGACACGGGTGAGATTATTACCAGTCAATCGGAGCAATTAACGGTAAACACAGGCCTGCCTCAGCAACTTGGCTTTAGCCTGTCGGCTTCAGTATTTAACCCCGAAGCCGATCAATTCAATGGTGAGAAGTCCACAATTACAGCTTATGCCTCGGATAGCTTCGGTAACCCGGCTCCCGATGACACCACAATCAATTTCACAGCGGAAGGTGGGCAGATAGTCTCTAACTGCTTAACCGTCGATGGTAACTGTAGCGTCGAGTGGACATCGGCTAGCGCTAGAGTACCTAATCATAGGATCACTGTACTGGCCTATGCACTCGGCCATGAAACCTTCTTCGACACTAACGGCAATAATATCTTCGATGATGCTGACGGTGGACCAGTGAATGCTTGTCTGGACTCGAATAATAACTCAATAGCCTGTTCCGGTAATGGCATGGATCGTGAAGCTTACATGCCTAATGGTTTTAGCGATTTAGGTGATGCCTTCCGCGATGACGATGAAACAGGTCAACATAGTGAAGGTGAGAAGTACTTTAATACTGAGAATAGTACTAGTTATGCGGGACCCGATGGCAAGTTTAATGGCCCACAGTGCGAAGGTAGCCTCTGCGGCATAGATCAAGCCAACAAGACCTATATCCGTAAGGCTCTGGTGATGACCATGTCAGGATCTCATGCAGAATTCACCCTCTGGCAAGATGGTAAGCTCATCTCAGATGATTCAGAGAAAGAAACAGATCCTATCGTTTCATTGACCGATATCGCTCCGGGCCAATCATCACAATTTTCTGTACAGCTCTATGACAGCGCCTACCAGATAATGCCAGCCGACTCCCAAGTGGCGGTAACAGCTTCATCCGGAGAGCTTAATTTCGATGCTTTTTCAGTACTTAACATCACCCGAAATGGCGGAACAACGACTGGATTTATAATCACCAATGACATAGATCCAGCCAGTGTCGGAGAAGCGCCGAAGACGAGTAACATCAGTATCGATGTCACTACACCTAAACAGATAAAATCCAGCCACGCTTTTTCTGTCACCCTAACAGGGACATAG
- a CDS encoding HlyD family secretion protein, with protein sequence MQANRIIAVVALVGLVGVLGYGLKLAYTPKILYLQGQIEAREYNISSKVPGRVEQVLVRRGDSVEVGDLLFAIDSPELNAKLMQAEGGRDAAQAMQSEADSGARKQQVMASREQWLKAKAGATLAKTTYDRVENLFVEGVLARQKRDEAFTQYQAAKYTEQAALAMYQMAQEGARVETKAAAAGNARMAEGAVHEVNAILADSQMRAPKSGEISEVLLQPGELAPSGFPVVSLIDMQDAWAVFQVREDQLKQFSKGQKLMLTLPALEREVEFTVSHISVMGDFATWRSTESGHDFDMRTFEVELRPNSDIKDLRVGMSAILTR encoded by the coding sequence ATGCAGGCTAATCGTATAATTGCAGTTGTGGCCCTGGTGGGCTTAGTGGGGGTATTGGGCTATGGACTTAAACTGGCCTATACCCCGAAAATCCTCTATCTGCAGGGGCAGATAGAGGCGAGAGAATACAATATCTCCTCAAAGGTTCCCGGGCGTGTCGAGCAGGTACTGGTGAGACGTGGCGACAGTGTAGAGGTCGGCGATCTCTTGTTTGCCATCGATAGCCCAGAACTTAATGCCAAGTTGATGCAGGCCGAAGGTGGCAGAGATGCAGCTCAGGCAATGCAGTCAGAAGCCGATAGCGGCGCCCGTAAGCAGCAGGTGATGGCCTCCCGTGAGCAGTGGCTGAAAGCGAAGGCGGGAGCCACATTAGCCAAGACTACCTACGATCGGGTAGAGAACTTGTTTGTCGAAGGCGTACTCGCCAGACAGAAACGTGATGAAGCATTTACTCAGTATCAGGCGGCCAAATACACGGAGCAGGCAGCCTTAGCCATGTATCAGATGGCTCAGGAAGGGGCGAGGGTAGAGACTAAGGCCGCCGCCGCGGGTAATGCTCGTATGGCCGAAGGCGCCGTCCACGAAGTTAATGCTATTTTAGCCGATAGCCAGATGCGCGCACCTAAGTCCGGTGAGATAAGCGAAGTGTTACTGCAACCTGGTGAGCTTGCTCCTAGCGGCTTCCCTGTGGTTAGTTTGATAGATATGCAAGACGCCTGGGCCGTATTTCAAGTCAGAGAAGATCAGCTTAAGCAGTTCTCTAAAGGACAGAAGCTGATGCTAACCCTGCCGGCTCTCGAACGTGAGGTCGAATTTACTGTGTCTCATATTAGTGTGATGGGTGACTTTGCGACTTGGCGTTCGACTGAGAGTGGCCATGATTTCGACATGCGTACCTTCGAGGTGGAGCTGCGCCCTAATTCAGACATTAAAGATTTAAGGGTCGGCATGTCAGCGATCTTAACTCGCTAA
- a CDS encoding TolC family protein, translating to MKFSKLALVSFLALGSFTAQASNLGFEQAWKQLLTVSDKLQASAQEVRRAEAKHEAGKDLNLPSISLNGSYTRLEKPIEMDLRDLNPLASMDPASLPPALGGALAAIPGSMFITPFTEQDIFRSSLQAMWPIYTGGKITAAQGIHAAQVAEKEQQFQLTTRDLFIQLVDRYYGVAVSQAMARTRGELVVSLEEHSEHAVKLEEQGQIAKVERLNAQVALENAKVNFASARRQAEMAEIALSRMLHEREVNPISQLFMLNNAPSLPRLSQLTLAQHPALKLLEAKEAQAQGLVDVEKGQYLPTVFLYGNYTLYEDDSLFSKMEPDWMLGVGVKIPLLSRDGRSGKVEAAKSALLQARYTKAQTQQDLSLLLDQSYRQLLQAQEEVESLDLSLSLATENKRLRDLAFRQGLSTSIEKVDAELKLTGVEMQQLAAKYRYVQAYARLMAVSGQLDEFLGRSSIETSAMQESKNAG from the coding sequence TGGCATTGGGCTCTTTTACTGCACAGGCATCGAACCTGGGCTTCGAACAAGCCTGGAAGCAGTTGCTAACCGTCAGCGATAAACTACAGGCCAGCGCACAGGAAGTACGACGTGCAGAGGCCAAGCATGAAGCGGGGAAAGATCTCAACCTTCCCTCAATTAGCCTCAATGGCAGCTACACCAGATTAGAGAAACCTATCGAGATGGATCTGAGGGATCTTAACCCTTTGGCATCTATGGATCCCGCTTCGCTTCCTCCTGCACTTGGTGGTGCACTAGCGGCCATTCCAGGCTCCATGTTTATCACTCCCTTTACCGAGCAAGATATCTTTCGCTCCAGCCTTCAGGCTATGTGGCCCATCTATACTGGTGGCAAGATTACCGCAGCCCAGGGTATTCATGCGGCTCAAGTGGCTGAGAAAGAGCAGCAGTTTCAACTGACCACACGAGATCTCTTCATTCAACTGGTGGATCGTTATTACGGCGTCGCAGTGAGCCAAGCCATGGCCCGTACTCGAGGTGAGCTTGTTGTCTCTCTTGAAGAACATTCGGAGCATGCGGTTAAGCTGGAAGAGCAAGGTCAGATAGCGAAAGTTGAGCGATTAAATGCTCAAGTTGCATTAGAGAATGCCAAGGTCAATTTTGCCAGCGCCAGGCGTCAGGCCGAGATGGCAGAAATAGCCCTGTCGCGCATGCTACATGAGCGAGAAGTGAACCCAATCTCTCAGCTATTTATGCTAAATAATGCTCCGTCACTGCCCCGATTAAGTCAGCTAACTCTGGCGCAACATCCGGCATTGAAACTACTCGAGGCAAAAGAGGCTCAGGCACAGGGTCTGGTGGATGTTGAGAAAGGTCAGTATTTACCGACGGTTTTTCTCTACGGTAACTACACACTATATGAAGATGACAGTTTGTTTTCCAAGATGGAGCCGGACTGGATGTTAGGCGTGGGCGTCAAGATCCCCCTGCTGAGCAGAGATGGACGTAGCGGCAAAGTCGAGGCGGCTAAGAGTGCGCTGCTGCAGGCGCGTTATACCAAGGCGCAGACTCAGCAAGATCTCAGCTTGTTGCTGGATCAAAGCTATCGTCAACTGCTACAGGCTCAAGAAGAGGTAGAGTCTTTAGACTTATCACTGAGCCTGGCAACAGAGAATAAACGTCTACGGGATCTGGCCTTTCGTCAGGGATTATCCACTTCCATCGAGAAGGTAGACGCAGAGCTTAAGCTCACAGGTGTTGAGATGCAGCAACTGGCTGCCAAGTACCGTTATGTTCAGGCCTATGCCCGTTTGATGGCGGTGAGTGGGCAACTGGATGAATTTTTAGGTCGCAGCAGTATTGAGACTAGCGCGATGCAGGAGAGTAAGAATGCAGGCTAA
- a CDS encoding ABC transporter permease, whose translation MNSLVALIRRELHALWNSPWQLALVSYIPILSILCLWWLFSAGLPRQLPVAVVDSDHSQLSRMLTRKLQANPVVAPQNFVDLASAVTAMKQSQVYGIVVLPYGLQRDLITGHSPVIDVRYNSQFLLVGKLLSSQIQLTLGSGLLEVAGVKQLLQGVPKSQVASHLSPVTSQTTALFNRNNNYVSFLVPPVLVALWQLLAMLIFSNSLSRELTPEGCFAADSGIWPRIWAKIAVFTPILLMHGGFILALLYQYLALPVAGSLALLVLAQLAMLLAVWLLVLLVFFIMRDSARMVSFGTALFAPAFAFMGITFPVHEMPILAQWWRLIMPSSHYVDSHVSIVSYGVGWETIAIQLTSYWGFLCIIPVLFLLSRRIEKASKSEPSQQMIDPDLASKRQGRICDE comes from the coding sequence ATGAACAGTTTAGTGGCCCTTATTCGTCGTGAGCTCCACGCACTGTGGAACTCGCCATGGCAGCTCGCCCTGGTTAGCTATATTCCCATCTTGAGCATACTCTGTTTATGGTGGCTGTTCAGTGCGGGTTTACCGAGACAGTTACCTGTGGCCGTCGTGGATTCGGACCATAGCCAATTGAGCCGTATGCTAACCCGTAAATTACAGGCCAACCCAGTGGTTGCTCCGCAGAATTTTGTAGACTTAGCCTCGGCGGTAACCGCCATGAAACAGTCCCAAGTATATGGCATCGTGGTGCTTCCCTACGGGTTGCAACGGGATCTTATAACGGGTCATAGCCCGGTCATAGATGTTCGCTATAACAGTCAGTTCTTGCTGGTGGGTAAACTCTTATCCAGCCAGATTCAACTCACATTAGGCTCGGGACTTCTCGAGGTCGCAGGAGTGAAACAGCTGCTTCAAGGCGTGCCTAAGTCTCAGGTAGCCTCGCATTTGAGCCCGGTGACCAGCCAGACCACGGCACTGTTTAATCGCAATAATAACTATGTGAGCTTCCTGGTGCCACCTGTGCTAGTTGCCCTTTGGCAATTACTGGCCATGCTAATCTTCTCTAATAGCTTAAGCCGGGAGTTAACCCCAGAAGGGTGCTTCGCTGCAGATAGCGGTATCTGGCCTAGGATTTGGGCCAAGATTGCCGTGTTTACTCCGATTTTACTCATGCATGGTGGCTTCATTCTGGCCCTGCTATATCAGTATTTAGCCCTGCCTGTAGCGGGTAGCTTAGCCCTATTAGTCTTGGCGCAACTGGCGATGTTATTGGCGGTCTGGCTGCTGGTATTGCTGGTCTTTTTCATCATGCGAGACAGTGCCCGCATGGTGAGTTTCGGTACCGCATTATTCGCGCCAGCATTTGCGTTTATGGGGATCACGTTTCCGGTCCATGAGATGCCTATACTCGCCCAGTGGTGGCGTTTAATTATGCCGTCCAGTCACTATGTGGACTCACATGTCAGCATCGTCAGTTATGGAGTGGGTTGGGAGACCATAGCTATACAGCTTACTAGCTATTGGGGCTTCCTCTGCATCATACCAGTACTTTTTTTGCTATCACGCCGCATTGAAAAGGCCTCGAAGTCCGAGCCCAGTCAGCAGATGATAGACCCGGATCTGGCGTCTAAAAGACAGGGGCGGATCTGTGATGAGTAA
- the pmbA gene encoding metalloprotease PmbA, translating to MTTPSIDIELDSLKDAVSMALEYAKQLGTSGAEVAISKQQGLSVSTRMKEVETVEFNKDGALGITLFRDGCKGSSSTSDLSPEAIKEAVKAADGIAKFTSSDPYNGLAEAELMAKDFPDLGLYHPQEVTPEELIELAARSEEAALDVDSRITNSDGASANAHTGIKVYGNSHGFLNGYSSSRYSLSCVVIGETDGNMQRDYDYTISRKLSELLSPEEVGRKASEKTLGRLGGRKIATTELPVLLAPEIATGLMGHLVGAISGGSLYRKSSFLLDSIDTKIFPDWFSIEEQPHIVGGLASASYDSEGVATQERAIIQDGVLSTYLLTSYSARKLGLKNTGHAGGIYNWTLSHTGQTFDELVKEMGTGLIVTEVMGQGVNAVTGDYSRGAAGFYVENGVILYPVEEITIAGNLKDMYQNIVAVSKDRDLRSSIRTGGMLLSDMKIAGN from the coding sequence GTGACGACACCTAGCATTGACATCGAATTAGATTCATTAAAAGACGCTGTATCTATGGCACTCGAGTATGCCAAGCAACTCGGTACATCGGGTGCAGAAGTTGCTATCAGTAAACAACAAGGATTATCCGTATCGACTCGAATGAAGGAGGTTGAAACGGTTGAGTTTAATAAAGATGGCGCGTTAGGTATCACCTTGTTTCGTGATGGCTGTAAAGGCAGCTCATCGACCTCAGATTTGAGCCCTGAAGCTATAAAAGAAGCGGTCAAGGCTGCCGATGGTATTGCAAAGTTTACCTCATCGGATCCTTACAATGGACTAGCCGAAGCTGAGCTCATGGCAAAGGACTTTCCTGATCTAGGCTTGTATCATCCTCAGGAAGTTACTCCAGAAGAGTTAATTGAGTTAGCTGCGCGTTCAGAAGAAGCTGCATTGGATGTCGATAGCCGGATCACAAACTCTGATGGTGCCAGTGCTAATGCCCACACAGGTATAAAAGTTTACGGTAACAGCCACGGATTTTTAAATGGCTATTCCAGTTCTCGTTACAGTCTAAGCTGCGTGGTTATCGGTGAGACTGATGGCAATATGCAGCGTGATTATGATTACACCATCTCTCGAAAATTGAGTGAGCTGCTATCACCGGAAGAGGTGGGACGCAAGGCATCAGAGAAGACGTTAGGTCGTCTTGGTGGACGTAAAATTGCTACCACTGAGCTGCCGGTATTGTTGGCACCTGAAATCGCCACCGGACTCATGGGTCATTTAGTAGGTGCTATCAGCGGCGGTAGCCTCTACCGCAAGTCGAGCTTCCTACTCGACTCTATCGATACTAAGATATTCCCTGATTGGTTTAGCATCGAAGAGCAGCCGCATATCGTGGGTGGCTTAGCGAGTGCTAGCTATGACAGTGAAGGAGTTGCGACTCAGGAACGCGCAATTATTCAGGACGGGGTGCTCTCTACCTATCTGTTAACCAGTTATTCGGCACGAAAACTGGGCCTGAAGAATACCGGACATGCGGGTGGTATATACAACTGGACACTCTCTCATACAGGACAAACCTTCGATGAGTTAGTGAAAGAGATGGGCACGGGTCTTATCGTGACCGAGGTCATGGGTCAAGGTGTCAATGCTGTGACTGGAGATTATTCTCGCGGCGCGGCGGGCTTCTATGTCGAAAACGGCGTGATCCTCTATCCGGTTGAAGAGATCACCATAGCGGGTAACCTCAAAGATATGTACCAGAATATCGTTGCAGTGAGTAAGGATCGCGATCTAAGATCTTCGATCCGTACTGGTGGTATGTTACTCAGCGATATGAAAATAGCGGGTAATTAG
- the yjgA gene encoding ribosome biogenesis factor YjgA produces MKVVGDSEHFKQPFDHDEDYVSRAETKREIAIYQELGKKLVALSKTQIDRLELDELLHDNVFKTKTIKINTEAYRRQLQFIGKLMRYVDIEELQLNMKNMLNQNSNESAKQNVAEKFKDQLLSEGDSAVQALIEKYPDLERQKLRQLVRQSKKELTKKPDEASKSSIELVKYIRNELAE; encoded by the coding sequence ATGAAAGTAGTCGGTGATTCAGAACATTTTAAACAGCCCTTCGACCATGATGAAGATTATGTCAGTAGAGCTGAAACCAAACGTGAAATTGCGATATATCAAGAGCTAGGAAAGAAACTCGTTGCGCTGAGCAAAACTCAGATCGACAGATTGGAACTTGATGAACTGTTACATGATAACGTATTCAAAACTAAGACCATAAAAATAAATACTGAGGCTTACCGTCGTCAGCTGCAATTTATTGGCAAGTTAATGCGTTATGTCGACATCGAAGAGCTGCAACTCAACATGAAAAATATGTTGAATCAGAACAGTAACGAGAGTGCTAAGCAAAATGTCGCTGAAAAATTTAAAGATCAACTTCTAAGCGAAGGTGACAGTGCTGTGCAGGCCCTCATCGAAAAATATCCAGACTTAGAAAGACAGAAGCTGCGCCAACTCGTACGCCAGTCTAAAAAAGAACTCACGAAAAAGCCCGATGAGGCATCTAAATCTTCAATAGAGTTAGTTAAATATATACGTAACGAACTTGCTGAATAA
- a CDS encoding metalloregulator ArsR/SmtB family transcription factor, which produces MTTLEFFKLLSDETRLLSLLLIIEEKELCVCELMQALDESQPKVSRHLAQMRKAGLLLDKRQGQWVFYRVNPELPDWINKTLAEISANNKALISGNITRLHQMGERPERVRACCN; this is translated from the coding sequence ATGACCACTTTAGAGTTTTTCAAACTGTTATCCGATGAAACCAGACTACTCAGTTTGCTGTTGATCATTGAAGAGAAGGAGTTGTGTGTCTGTGAGTTAATGCAGGCACTAGACGAGAGTCAGCCTAAGGTTTCAAGGCACTTGGCTCAAATGAGAAAGGCTGGTCTGCTGCTGGATAAACGCCAGGGACAGTGGGTGTTTTATAGAGTAAATCCTGAGTTACCAGATTGGATCAATAAGACGCTTGCAGAGATCAGTGCAAACAATAAGGCACTTATTTCTGGCAATATCACTAGGTTACATCAAATGGGCGAACGTCCGGAACGTGTACGTGCTTGTTGTAATTAA